In one window of Deltaproteobacteria bacterium DNA:
- a CDS encoding UDP-glucose/GDP-mannose dehydrogenase family protein: MNICVIGTGYVGLVTGTCLAEFGMNLTCVDNDEAKIRNLNQGRIPIYEPGLEDLIRKNVEQGRLRFTTELDKAVPNSLVVFITVGTPPNDDGSSDLRHVESVAKEISKYMNGYKVIVLKSTVPIGTCRWVKEIIRSNLKEPFHFDIVSNPEFQREGSAIEDFMRPDRVTIGAESEQAVAIMQDIYSALYLNETPFVITNLETAEMIKYASNAFLATKISFINEIANLCEKVGADVHHVARAMGLDGRIGRKFLHPGPGFGGSCFPKDTRALAAIGEQRGEKLGVIQAVIEANDRQRQKMVEKIKAMVGDLKGKTIGILGLSFKPNTDDIRESASIAIIKGLQREGASVKTYDPAAMEAAGSVLEQVEFCPDPYQTALDCDALVLVTEWNEFRRLDLARIKKSLKQPIFVDLRNVYETSQMKEMGFLYCGVGR; encoded by the coding sequence GTGAATATCTGTGTCATCGGTACGGGTTACGTGGGGTTGGTTACAGGCACATGTCTGGCCGAGTTCGGCATGAATCTCACCTGTGTCGACAACGACGAGGCAAAGATCCGGAACCTGAACCAGGGCCGGATCCCGATCTATGAGCCCGGACTGGAGGACCTGATCCGCAAGAACGTGGAGCAGGGGAGATTGAGGTTCACGACAGAGCTGGACAAGGCGGTTCCCAACAGCCTTGTAGTCTTCATCACTGTGGGAACACCACCCAATGACGACGGTTCGTCCGATCTGCGGCATGTGGAAAGTGTGGCCAAGGAGATCTCCAAATACATGAACGGCTACAAGGTCATCGTCCTGAAAAGTACGGTCCCCATAGGAACCTGCCGGTGGGTCAAAGAGATCATCCGGTCGAATCTCAAGGAGCCGTTCCATTTCGATATCGTGTCGAACCCGGAATTCCAGAGGGAGGGATCTGCCATAGAGGATTTTATGAGACCGGACCGGGTGACCATCGGGGCAGAGAGCGAGCAGGCAGTGGCGATCATGCAGGACATCTATAGTGCTCTCTACCTCAACGAGACGCCTTTCGTCATCACCAACCTCGAGACGGCGGAGATGATCAAGTACGCTTCCAACGCATTTCTCGCCACCAAGATATCATTTATCAATGAGATCGCCAATCTCTGTGAGAAGGTGGGTGCAGACGTCCATCACGTGGCAAGGGCCATGGGGCTCGACGGCAGGATCGGCCGGAAATTTCTCCATCCCGGGCCCGGCTTCGGGGGTTCGTGCTTCCCGAAGGATACCCGAGCCCTGGCGGCGATTGGCGAACAGAGAGGGGAGAAGCTCGGTGTCATTCAGGCGGTCATCGAGGCGAATGATCGGCAGAGGCAGAAGATGGTGGAGAAGATCAAGGCAATGGTGGGCGATCTGAAGGGAAAGACGATCGGAATCCTGGGGCTTTCCTTCAAGCCAAACACCGACGACATTCGGGAGTCTGCCTCCATTGCCATCATCAAGGGGCTCCAGAGGGAGGGCGCCAGCGTAAAGACCTATGACCCGGCCGCCATGGAGGCTGCCGGGTCGGTACTGGAGCAAGTGGAGTTCTGTCCCGATCCTTATCAGACAGCCCTCGACTGCGACGCCCTTGTTCTGGTGACGGAATGGAATGAATTCCGGCGCCTCGACCTGGCGCGGATCAAGAAGAGCCTGAAGCAGCCGATCTTTGTGGACCTCCGGAACGTGTACGAGACCTCACAGATGAAGGAGATGGGGTTCCTGTACTGCGGGGTTGGGAGGTAA
- a CDS encoding EF2563 family selenium-dependent molybdenum hydroxylase system protein has protein sequence MEAPRLNELVVLVRGAGEMATGVAHRLWRAHFLVCMTETAEPLAIRREVSFCEAIHDGEKTVEGVTAKRVIDVEAVRATWERGKIPVLVDPGAVVKGFLKPHVLVDAILAKRNLGTAMTDAALVIGLGPGFVGGEDVHLVIETNRGHNLGRLIWEGSAEADTGIPGNVGGYTAERVLRAPRAGRFEALIKIGDLVEENEPVAEVDGAPMRSRIAGVLRGILRDGTSVEKGMKSGDVDPRGKREACFTISDKARAIGGSVLEGILATFNR, from the coding sequence ATGGAAGCACCGAGACTCAACGAACTGGTTGTTCTGGTCCGGGGTGCCGGAGAGATGGCCACGGGCGTGGCCCACAGGCTCTGGCGCGCCCATTTCCTTGTCTGCATGACAGAGACGGCCGAACCTCTGGCCATTCGCCGGGAGGTGTCCTTCTGTGAAGCCATCCATGACGGCGAGAAGACTGTGGAAGGGGTAACGGCAAAGCGGGTTATCGACGTGGAGGCTGTAAGGGCCACCTGGGAGAGGGGGAAGATCCCGGTTCTCGTAGATCCAGGGGCGGTGGTAAAGGGTTTTCTCAAACCCCACGTTCTGGTGGATGCGATTCTTGCCAAGAGAAACCTCGGGACTGCCATGACCGATGCCGCGCTGGTCATCGGTCTGGGCCCGGGGTTTGTGGGCGGGGAAGACGTCCATCTCGTCATAGAAACCAACCGGGGCCACAATCTGGGCCGGTTGATCTGGGAGGGATCGGCCGAAGCGGACACGGGGATACCGGGAAATGTTGGGGGGTACACCGCAGAGAGGGTTCTCAGAGCTCCGAGGGCCGGCAGATTCGAAGCCCTGATTAAGATCGGGGATCTTGTGGAGGAGAACGAGCCGGTGGCCGAGGTCGATGGTGCTCCCATGCGATCCAGGATTGCAGGCGTGCTCCGGGGCATTCTCCGGGACGGGACAAGTGTGGAAAAGGGCATGAAGTCAGGTGATGTGGACCCGCGGGGCAAGCGAGAGGCCTGCTTTACGATATCCGACAAGGCAAGAGCCATCGGCGGGTCTGTCCTGGAAGGAATTCTTGCCACATTCAACCGCTGA
- a CDS encoding molybdopterin-binding protein produces MKKIRVEDAVGMVLGHDVTKIVPGEFKGPRFRKGHIIRKEDIAEFLNLGKGSIYVLELKSGEIHENEAAERLARAFSGPGVEATGPSEGKMSLVAKHDGLLSIDVSLLERVNSRQGIALSTLHDKTPCRKGMVVAATRVIPLTIKEGKIRSIESLCEHGGERIVSVFPYQERKVGVLVTGSEIYRGRIQDRFDESVGKKISLYGSVVVRKIIAPDDEAFISRSLRELVESGSDLILVTAGLSVDPDDVTVAGIKRAGARIEVYGSPVMPGSMFLYAHLDRVPVLGLPACVFYHKTTVFDLVFPRILAGHEITRREIVRLGHGGLCLACSPCRYPVCPFGKN; encoded by the coding sequence GTGAAAAAGATAAGGGTTGAAGATGCGGTGGGAATGGTTCTCGGCCATGACGTGACGAAGATCGTACCCGGCGAGTTCAAAGGCCCTCGCTTCAGGAAGGGACATATCATCAGGAAGGAAGACATTGCCGAGTTCCTCAACCTGGGCAAGGGGAGTATCTACGTGCTTGAGCTCAAGAGTGGGGAGATCCATGAGAACGAGGCGGCGGAGAGGTTGGCCAGAGCCTTCTCAGGGCCCGGTGTCGAGGCCACCGGACCTTCTGAGGGGAAGATGAGCCTCGTGGCAAAACACGATGGCCTCTTGTCAATCGATGTATCGCTCCTGGAAAGGGTCAACTCCCGGCAGGGGATCGCGCTGTCGACCCTCCATGACAAGACCCCGTGCAGGAAGGGGATGGTGGTGGCCGCCACGCGAGTCATTCCTCTTACCATCAAGGAGGGGAAGATCCGCAGCATCGAATCCCTGTGCGAACACGGGGGGGAGAGAATCGTCTCGGTTTTTCCTTATCAGGAAAGGAAGGTGGGTGTGCTCGTCACGGGGAGTGAGATCTACCGCGGAAGGATTCAGGACCGGTTCGACGAGTCTGTGGGCAAGAAGATAAGCCTCTACGGGTCCGTCGTGGTGAGGAAGATCATCGCTCCTGACGATGAGGCCTTCATCTCCCGGTCTCTAAGGGAACTGGTCGAGAGCGGATCGGATCTTATCCTCGTTACGGCTGGCCTCTCCGTGGATCCTGATGACGTCACCGTGGCCGGCATAAAGAGAGCGGGGGCCCGTATTGAGGTTTATGGATCTCCCGTGATGCCGGGATCGATGTTTCTCTATGCCCACCTGGACCGGGTCCCGGTGCTCGGACTTCCGGCCTGCGTTTTCTACCATAAGACGACCGTTTTTGACCTGGTCTTTCCCCGGATCCTGGCAGGTCACGAGATCACTCGAAGGGAGATCGTCCGCCTCGGGCATGGAGGTCTCTGCCTTGCATGCAGTCCCTGCAGATATCCGGTCTGCCCCTTCGGCAAGAACTAG
- a CDS encoding dTDP-4-dehydrorhamnose 3,5-epimerase family protein: protein MIEGVVTKSLRVIPDERGRLMEILRTDDPLFRGFGQVYMTTTYPGVVKAWHYHKKQTDNVAVVRGMIKIALYDPREDSPTRGEVNEFFVGEHAPALVQIPPRVFHGWKCIGEYEAIIVNIPTEVYNYQDPDEFRVHPHENDIPYDWSRQDG, encoded by the coding sequence ATGATTGAAGGTGTGGTTACCAAATCCCTGCGAGTCATACCGGATGAACGAGGGCGGCTCATGGAGATCCTCAGGACTGACGACCCCCTTTTTCGTGGATTCGGCCAGGTCTACATGACCACGACCTATCCGGGAGTCGTCAAGGCCTGGCACTACCACAAGAAGCAGACCGACAACGTCGCGGTGGTCCGGGGGATGATCAAGATAGCCCTGTACGATCCCAGGGAAGATTCTCCTACCCGGGGAGAGGTGAACGAGTTCTTTGTCGGGGAACATGCCCCGGCTTTGGTTCAGATTCCCCCACGGGTCTTTCACGGGTGGAAGTGCATCGGCGAGTATGAGGCGATCATCGTCAACATCCCGACTGAGGTCTACAACTACCAGGACCCAGACGAATTCAGAGTGCATCCCCATGAGAACGACATCCCGTACGACTGGAGCCGGCAGGACGGGTAG
- a CDS encoding LPS-assembly protein LptD, with translation MTVRPCSIWIVLLSVLFTSLSWAENLGERVVAPVGAIGIEADRVIYRREQNLYEARGDVEIKMGDVRLRADEVDFFADTGVAEARGHVELTDGIDVLRCDRMRVNLKTQKGVVEEARLVTRENFHITAEKVEKLGPRTYRIHNGTFTTCGGERPDWSFKAKRVDVTLERYAVGRHAFFRVKNLPVFYLPIGVYPLETNRQTGFLIPRFGYSSRFGTRISLPFYWAISQDKDATFYFDWLGDRGFQQGAEFRYALAKKAKGQANFYFLDDKVKEENRWAFFLRHDQPHLPLDFYAKANINLVSDNDYPYDFQENFPGGYIARAPIDFRTTRQLKSNVFGGRRWPEYNLVGEFAYFDDLAVEDNSRTLQLLPEVTLAAFDQPLWNTPLYVGGDLSYTYFWREEGEKVSRLDLFPQVSLPIRPFGWLKFLPVAGLRETLYWPENDQQEEKGFASRTLLPTFEATLLTTISRVFDAGSWGMEKIKHRIRPFVRYTYVPPVDQGDLPDFDEKDQIPYTNLITYGLTNFVDTRKDRSPDSEIRRLLKLELLQSYSLGDPLVSEADSPEDRFSNIMGRLWFSPGSYFDLQTSAQYSLWEDRIVRFNTLALLSDSRGDSMRLEYQFSKDELEQINLFSRVRLWEPIDLFGSYRYDLLNNMRTETEGGLTYRSQCWNVTFSVLDIGASADGTKEEEVRYRLLISLVGLGAVGRLF, from the coding sequence ATGACGGTGAGACCTTGCTCCATATGGATCGTGCTGCTTTCTGTTCTCTTCACCTCTTTGTCTTGGGCCGAGAACCTGGGAGAACGGGTAGTAGCTCCGGTGGGAGCGATCGGAATCGAGGCTGACCGGGTGATTTACCGGCGCGAACAGAATCTTTACGAGGCCAGGGGTGACGTTGAGATCAAAATGGGGGATGTGCGGCTCAGGGCGGATGAGGTGGACTTCTTCGCCGATACGGGGGTCGCAGAGGCAAGGGGGCATGTCGAGCTGACCGACGGCATAGACGTGCTTCGATGTGACAGGATGAGGGTCAATCTGAAGACTCAGAAGGGGGTAGTTGAAGAGGCCAGGCTGGTTACCCGGGAGAATTTCCACATCACCGCGGAAAAGGTCGAGAAACTCGGGCCCAGGACGTACCGGATCCACAACGGGACCTTTACCACGTGCGGTGGTGAGCGTCCGGATTGGAGTTTCAAGGCAAAGAGAGTTGACGTTACCCTGGAGCGGTATGCCGTGGGGCGCCACGCGTTTTTCAGGGTGAAGAACCTTCCCGTTTTCTATTTGCCCATCGGTGTGTACCCTCTCGAGACGAACAGACAGACGGGTTTTCTCATTCCCCGCTTCGGATACTCGAGCCGGTTCGGAACGAGGATCAGCCTGCCCTTTTACTGGGCCATCAGCCAGGATAAGGATGCCACCTTCTATTTCGACTGGTTGGGAGACCGGGGATTTCAGCAGGGAGCCGAGTTCAGATACGCCCTGGCCAAGAAAGCCAAGGGTCAGGCCAACTTCTACTTCCTGGACGACAAGGTGAAAGAGGAGAACCGTTGGGCCTTCTTTCTCCGTCATGACCAGCCGCACCTTCCCCTCGATTTCTATGCGAAGGCAAACATAAACCTTGTGAGTGACAATGACTACCCTTACGATTTCCAAGAGAATTTCCCCGGGGGCTATATCGCCCGAGCGCCGATCGATTTTCGGACGACACGACAACTCAAGTCGAACGTCTTCGGAGGGCGCAGGTGGCCCGAGTACAATCTGGTAGGAGAGTTCGCCTATTTCGACGATCTCGCCGTGGAGGACAACAGCAGGACCCTCCAGTTGCTTCCCGAGGTCACCCTGGCCGCTTTCGATCAACCCCTCTGGAATACACCCCTCTATGTGGGTGGAGATCTTTCCTACACTTACTTCTGGAGAGAGGAGGGAGAAAAGGTGAGCCGTCTCGACCTCTTCCCCCAGGTATCTCTCCCGATCAGGCCGTTCGGGTGGCTGAAGTTTCTTCCGGTAGCCGGTCTGAGAGAGACTCTCTACTGGCCGGAAAACGATCAACAAGAGGAGAAGGGCTTTGCCTCGAGAACCCTCCTTCCCACATTCGAGGCCACCCTTTTGACCACGATTTCGCGGGTGTTCGATGCCGGTTCGTGGGGGATGGAGAAGATAAAACACCGTATCAGGCCATTTGTAAGATATACCTATGTCCCCCCTGTCGATCAGGGTGACCTCCCCGATTTCGATGAAAAGGATCAGATCCCATACACTAACCTGATCACCTATGGTTTGACCAACTTTGTCGACACGCGAAAGGACCGGTCCCCTGATTCGGAGATCCGCCGCCTCCTCAAACTGGAATTGCTCCAGAGTTACAGCCTGGGAGATCCGCTCGTCTCCGAGGCCGATTCCCCGGAAGACCGGTTTTCCAACATAATGGGCAGGCTCTGGTTCTCGCCCGGCTCGTACTTCGACCTGCAGACCAGTGCACAATACAGTCTGTGGGAAGACCGGATCGTCCGTTTCAACACGCTCGCCCTCCTGTCGGATTCGAGAGGCGATTCCATGCGGTTGGAATATCAGTTCTCCAAGGACGAACTGGAGCAGATCAACCTCTTTTCCAGGGTTCGACTATGGGAGCCGATCGATCTGTTTGGTTCTTACAGGTACGATCTTCTCAATAATATGAGGACGGAGACCGAAGGTGGCTTGACATACAGGTCCCAGTGTTGGAATGTAACTTTTTCGGTGCTTGACATAGGCGCTTCCGCCGACGGAACCAAGGAGGAAGAGGTGAGATACAGGCTGCTCATCTCTCTTGTGGGGCTGGGCGCGGTGGGGCGGCTTTTTTGA
- a CDS encoding bifunctional folylpolyglutamate synthase/dihydrofolate synthase: MESSDFVESLAYLYGLQRFGMVFGLSNIENILRALGNPHETLKVVHVGGTNGKGSTAAIIASVLRENGHRVGLYTSPHVLSFTERIQIDGRPISESEVARLTWRMKGEIERARVPERFTFFDFTTAMAFLYFAESEVDLAVVEVGLGGRLDSTNVVSPLIAVITNISREHQEVLGNSLREIAGEKGGIIKAGVPLVTGVAGEETLPVLEEICSEKDAPLYRAGRDFRGERVGAGIFHFHGRHWELSELKLNLLGEHQIDNATLALATLERMEGGGLSITRESIYRGLERVNWPGRLEVAREKPWVVLDGAHNPAAAVALRDALSRNFSYHRCYLLLGIMKDKEVERIVSILAPLSDLTVVCKPRQDRAAAPERLMKALETAGAKGQIVPDVAEGLDALLSMAGSDDLICATGSFYTIGEAKAHLSGG, from the coding sequence ATGGAAAGCAGCGACTTTGTCGAATCCTTGGCGTATCTCTACGGCCTCCAGCGGTTCGGCATGGTTTTCGGCCTCTCCAACATCGAGAACATCCTGCGTGCCCTTGGAAACCCCCATGAGACCCTTAAGGTCGTCCATGTCGGAGGCACGAACGGCAAGGGATCCACGGCCGCGATAATAGCCTCCGTCTTACGGGAAAACGGCCATCGGGTAGGGCTTTACACCTCTCCTCACGTTCTCTCCTTTACCGAGAGGATCCAGATCGACGGGCGGCCCATCAGCGAGTCCGAGGTGGCTCGACTCACCTGGAGAATGAAAGGGGAGATCGAAAGGGCCCGGGTGCCCGAACGGTTCACCTTCTTCGACTTCACCACGGCCATGGCCTTTCTCTATTTTGCAGAGTCAGAGGTCGATCTTGCCGTTGTAGAGGTCGGCCTTGGGGGGAGGCTCGATTCGACCAATGTGGTATCCCCCTTGATCGCGGTGATCACAAACATCTCCCGTGAACATCAGGAGGTCTTGGGCAACAGCCTGAGGGAGATCGCCGGGGAGAAGGGTGGCATCATCAAGGCCGGTGTTCCCCTGGTGACCGGGGTGGCAGGGGAGGAGACTCTCCCCGTCCTCGAGGAGATCTGCAGCGAGAAGGACGCCCCCCTTTATCGGGCGGGAAGGGATTTCCGCGGGGAGAGGGTAGGGGCAGGGATATTCCACTTCCATGGTAGACACTGGGAACTCTCAGAGTTGAAGCTCAATCTGCTGGGGGAGCATCAGATCGACAATGCGACCCTGGCCTTGGCGACCCTGGAGAGGATGGAAGGAGGCGGTCTTTCCATTACCCGCGAATCGATCTATCGTGGATTGGAACGGGTCAATTGGCCCGGCAGGCTTGAGGTTGCCCGGGAAAAGCCATGGGTGGTCCTGGACGGGGCCCACAACCCAGCGGCAGCCGTGGCGTTGCGCGATGCCTTGTCCCGGAACTTCTCATACCATCGATGCTATCTCCTTCTCGGGATAATGAAGGACAAGGAAGTCGAAAGGATAGTATCGATTCTCGCCCCTCTTTCAGACTTGACGGTGGTATGTAAGCCCAGGCAGGATCGAGCCGCAGCGCCGGAGCGTCTAATGAAGGCCCTGGAGACGGCCGGAGCCAAAGGGCAGATCGTTCCGGATGTGGCCGAAGGGCTCGATGCCCTCCTTTCCATGGCAGGCAGTGATGATCTGATCTGCGCGACAGGTTCGTTCTACACCATTGGAGAGGCAAAGGCCCACCTTTCGGGAGGCTGA
- a CDS encoding nucleotidyltransferase family protein, producing MRISAIVLAAGRSTRMGTNKLLLELEGETLVERIVDVLLRCRLDRITVVTGFESERIRERLKRREVDLAHNPRFHEGMATSIRVGLRQIGPDTGAVLIALADHPLLTPELVDRLIEAYRRSDKGIVCPRFRGKRGHPVIFDLARYREALVRLEGDIGGREVVEAHRDDLLEFDVDSPAVIRDIDSLEDYEECRRLLGRQAEREGREKDKG from the coding sequence ATGAGGATTTCCGCTATTGTCCTGGCTGCAGGCCGGTCGACAAGAATGGGTACGAACAAGCTTCTCCTTGAACTCGAAGGGGAGACCCTGGTGGAACGGATCGTAGATGTGCTGCTGAGGTGCCGGCTCGACAGGATCACGGTGGTGACCGGGTTTGAGTCTGAGAGGATACGAGAGAGGCTGAAGAGAAGAGAAGTCGATCTCGCCCACAACCCCAGGTTCCATGAAGGCATGGCCACGTCGATCAGGGTGGGGCTCCGGCAGATCGGTCCGGATACCGGGGCGGTTCTGATCGCCCTTGCCGACCATCCCCTGCTCACGCCGGAGCTGGTCGACCGGCTCATCGAGGCTTACCGGCGGTCCGACAAGGGGATCGTCTGCCCGAGGTTTAGAGGAAAACGGGGTCATCCCGTGATCTTCGACCTGGCCAGGTACAGGGAGGCCCTTGTCCGGCTCGAGGGGGACATAGGGGGGAGGGAGGTGGTGGAGGCCCACAGGGATGACCTCCTGGAGTTTGATGTTGACTCGCCGGCCGTGATCAGAGATATTGATTCCCTGGAGGATTACGAAGAATGCCGCAGGCTCCTGGGGAGACAGGCTGAGAGGGAAGGCCGTGAAAAAGATAAGGGTTGA
- the rfbB gene encoding dTDP-glucose 4,6-dehydratase: MKILVTGGCGFIGSNFVRYILEKHPSDEVVNLDKLTYAGNLENLSDVAAISRYRFIRGDICDRPLVEEILSSGVDCVVNFAAESHVDRSIQDSGAFVKTNVMGTHVLLEASRSQRVARFIQISTDEVYGSLGGKGHFTEESRLSPNSPYAASKTAADLLVRACCRTYGFPGIITRCSNNYGPYQFPEKLIPLMITNAMEGKELPVYGDGLNVRDWIHVEDHCRAIDVVIRKGKDGEVYNIGGSTERTNIEIVREILRLMERPEDMIRFVADRPGHDRRYAMDCSKLQRELGWTAQIPFEKGLAETVRWYQERSDWWKKIKTGEYLKYYEVTYGRR; the protein is encoded by the coding sequence GTGAAGATACTCGTAACCGGAGGATGCGGTTTCATAGGGAGCAATTTTGTTCGGTACATCTTGGAGAAGCACCCATCGGACGAGGTCGTCAATCTCGACAAGTTGACCTATGCCGGCAATCTGGAGAACCTCAGCGACGTGGCGGCCATATCGAGGTATCGATTCATCCGGGGTGACATCTGCGATCGGCCCCTTGTGGAGGAGATCCTCTCCTCAGGGGTCGACTGCGTGGTCAACTTTGCGGCTGAGTCCCACGTGGATCGATCCATACAGGACTCCGGTGCCTTTGTCAAGACAAACGTCATGGGGACCCACGTCCTGCTGGAGGCCTCACGGAGTCAAAGGGTCGCCAGGTTTATCCAGATATCGACCGATGAGGTCTATGGATCTCTGGGTGGGAAGGGGCATTTCACAGAGGAGAGCCGTCTGTCTCCCAACAGCCCGTATGCGGCGAGCAAGACGGCGGCGGACCTCCTGGTGAGAGCCTGCTGCCGGACCTATGGGTTTCCCGGGATAATCACGCGCTGTTCCAATAACTACGGCCCCTATCAATTCCCGGAGAAGCTCATCCCCCTGATGATCACGAACGCCATGGAGGGAAAGGAACTTCCCGTTTATGGAGACGGGCTCAACGTGAGGGACTGGATCCATGTGGAGGACCACTGCCGGGCCATCGATGTGGTGATCCGGAAGGGAAAAGACGGAGAGGTGTACAACATCGGGGGCTCTACCGAACGGACCAACATCGAGATCGTCAGGGAGATCCTTCGACTCATGGAAAGGCCGGAAGATATGATCCGGTTTGTCGCCGATCGGCCGGGCCATGACCGCCGGTATGCCATGGATTGTTCCAAACTCCAGCGGGAGCTCGGGTGGACCGCTCAGATCCCCTTTGAGAAAGGCCTGGCAGAAACGGTTCGATGGTACCAAGAGCGCTCCGACTGGTGGAAGAAGATAAAGACAGGGGAATACCTCAAATACTACGAGGTCACCTACGGCCGTCGGTGA
- a CDS encoding NTP transferase domain-containing protein has translation MKGIILAGGLGTRLLPLTKVTNKHLLPVYDSPMIYYPLRTLINAGITDILIVTGGASAGDFLKLLGNGKDFGLRHINYTYQEGEGGIAAALRLAEFFAAGEKICVILGDNIIEKNIRHAVAAFERQKDGAQILLKEVPDPQRFGVPVFEGERVVRIEEKPEHPKSKYAVTGIYMYDNTVFDIIKTLKPSKRGELEITDVNNVYIERKNLTWDVLDGWWTDAGTFDSLLAASRLVAETGANKV, from the coding sequence ATGAAAGGTATCATTCTTGCAGGAGGTCTGGGTACTCGACTGTTGCCTCTGACAAAGGTCACCAACAAGCACCTACTTCCGGTTTACGACTCGCCTATGATCTACTATCCTCTCAGAACCCTGATCAATGCGGGCATAACGGACATTCTCATAGTGACGGGAGGGGCCAGCGCGGGGGATTTTCTGAAACTCCTGGGAAACGGAAAGGACTTCGGCCTCAGGCACATCAATTACACCTACCAGGAGGGTGAGGGGGGAATCGCCGCCGCACTGAGGTTGGCCGAGTTCTTTGCAGCAGGAGAAAAGATATGCGTGATCCTCGGGGACAACATAATCGAAAAGAACATTCGCCATGCCGTTGCGGCCTTTGAGCGGCAGAAGGACGGAGCTCAGATCCTCTTGAAGGAGGTTCCAGACCCCCAGAGGTTCGGAGTCCCCGTCTTCGAGGGTGAAAGGGTGGTACGGATAGAGGAGAAGCCCGAGCATCCAAAGTCGAAATACGCGGTCACCGGGATCTACATGTACGACAACACGGTTTTCGATATTATCAAGACTCTCAAACCGTCCAAGCGGGGGGAACTGGAGATTACCGACGTGAACAACGTCTATATCGAACGGAAGAACCTGACCTGGGATGTTCTGGACGGTTGGTGGACCGACGCCGGTACCTTCGACTCCCTCCTTGCGGCGAGCAGGCTGGTCGCCGAGACAGGGGCGAACAAGGTCTAG